The following are encoded in a window of Cyprinus carpio isolate SPL01 chromosome A13, ASM1834038v1, whole genome shotgun sequence genomic DNA:
- the LOC109079454 gene encoding homeobox protein not2-like: MQMPGRPYAHFGHSVRPFHPDYATSSKPSTGKSFTIDALLARPDHTERDRTSVYRNITNRGPVSISAVPFAAQVYSQMPHFAHNQSIMQTQTGYPVFCYPPYNYQTTCRGAIYAQDAVLAKAAVHSHYKHKAGKSKRMRTSFTNEQLSRLEKEFARQQYMVGSERFLLASALQLTEAQVKVWFQNRRIKWRKQSLEQQQAKLAKLGLAVPPKSPGSQGREDEERDFTEESDVDIDIDDSLQD; encoded by the exons ATGCAGATGCCTGGAAGACCTTATGCACACTTTGGACATTCAGTGCGTCCTTTCCATCCGGACTATGCCACTTCATCAAAACCGAGCACAGGGAAATCCTTCACAATCGACGCTCTGCTTGCGAGGCCTGACCATACGGAGAGAGATAGAACAAGTGTGTATCGGAACATAACCAATCGAGGGCCAGTCTCGATTTCCGCTGTCCCATTTGCGGCACAAGTGTACTCGCAAATGCCACATTTTGCGCACAACCAGAGTATCATGCAGACGCAGACTGGGTATCCAGTTTTCTGCTACCCGCCTTACAACTACCAGACAACATGTCGTGGAGCTATATATGCACAAG ATGCCGTACTGGCTAAAGCAGCAGTCCACTCTCACTATAAACACAAAGCTGGAAAATCAAAGCGAATGCGCACAAGTTTTACCAATGAGCAACTGTCCAGACTGGAGAAGGAGTTCGCACGGCAGCAGTATATGGTGGGATCAGAGCGCTTCCTCCTGGCATCTGCTCTCCAGCTCACTGAAGCACAG GTTAAAGTTTGGTTCCAGAACAGACGCATCAAGTGGCGAAAGCAGAGTCTTGAGCAACAACAAGCCAAACTAGCCAAACTGGGACTCGCCGTGCCGCCAAAGAGTCCCGGGTCTCAGGGCAGAGAGGATGAGGAGAGAGATTTCACAGAAGAGTCTGATGTGGACATTGACATCGACGATTCACTTCAAGACTGA